In the genome of Denticeps clupeoides chromosome 13, fDenClu1.1, whole genome shotgun sequence, one region contains:
- the LOC114802038 gene encoding serine/threonine-protein kinase 25-like: MKNGPYNQKCDIWSLGITAIEVATAKYPSGFMDHHRKAAFISQVKEEGNWSRTFEDFVHQVLTVDPRRRPSAEELLLHRFVNGSNLKPHQMALRLECYEKYKMWKRKQQQQQPGPADNQQPGPADDQQPGPAEDQQPGPAEESEGSVSASQIVLSYCKEELSLEPGPVEDQQPGPVEDQHKGPAEDQQPGPVEDQHKGPAEALEHQHRCHKKLKRIRMFFRRVFKIFCCCSRPEE, translated from the exons ATGAAGAATGGCCCATACAATCAGAAATGCGATATTTGGTCACTGGGCATAACAGCAATTGAGGTCGCTACAGCCAAATATCCCTCCGGCTTCATGGACCATCACCG GAAAGCTGCCTTCATCTCACAAGTGAAAGAGGAAGGAAATTG GTCTAGGACATTTGAGGACTTTGTCCATCAGGTCCTTACTGTAGATCCACGAAGGCGGCCTTCAGCTGAAGAGCTGCTTTTG CATCGATTTGTTAATGGATCAAACCTAAAGCCACATCAGATGGCTCTCCGGCTGGAGTGCTATGAG AAATACAAGATGTGGaagaggaagcagcagcagcagcagccaggcCCTGCAGACAACCAGCAGCCAGGCCCTGCAGACGACCAGCAGCCAGGCCCTGCAGAAGACCAGCAGCCAGGCCCTGCAGAAGAGTCTGAGGGGTCTGTGTCTGCTTCACAGATAGTATTGTCTTACTGCAAGGAAGAGCTGAGTCTTGAACCAGGCCCTGTAGAAGACCAGCAACCAGGCCCTGTAGAAGACCAGCATAAAGGCCCTGCAGAAGACCAGCAACCAGGCCCTGTAGAAGACCAGCATAAAGGCCCTGCAGAAGCGCTTGAGCACCAACATCGCTGTCACAAGAAGCTAAAAAGAATCAGAATGTTCTTCAGGCGAGTTTTTAAGATCTTTTGCTGCTGCTCAAGACCTGAAGAATAG
- the LOC114802036 gene encoding uncharacterized protein LOC114802036 isoform X2, with product MADQKMTIRVILSEADIRKVTLNRRPATVEELMSNIKESLELHYTFSIQYKDPEFNNELFNLSDIGDLPEKPTIQVIPVIELVPVPVSAPAESLDDSHSTADTEILSQSSQERQTQWPEQFDVPNFSVDVEYRLRQANLLYLRDGTLLKVTKDLKHEILERLAETMYGFTAYPNNAQFEKAAAALINKHPCLQEKGSTSCCSGWKNSLKYKMANYRSKRRQSGCRDVAVNAGKRGGHSSPGEPANKNIKKAKKGELNFLPNFPDGFDQTGLEDARKILVDEMQKRTPNGQLVKVKMDLTFALRRREVVETKPAICQMVERWPALFTEDQVFLEFNRIVGKNLKQEFYESIDQHSRHLIEIFRSKRGNVGQLLTQLLQQTKTQEPTDIRATVLRGLPIVLGDNPTDFFKPCFDSADDHVFQDLDLGILLVEREGAVSPSSLHLNPASFKIVIEGEVVMESIKDLPKAICLLFGLTYALHLNYPKPMKNTFQFIQQVLLMVGHTDLKPRLQTLKNQLAI from the exons atGGCAGATCAGAAGATGACAATAAGGGTCATTCTCTCTGAGGCAGATATAAGAAAGGTCACCCTAAACAGGAGGCCTGCTACTGTGGAGGAATTAATGAGCAATATTAAGGAATCACTGGAACTTCATTACACCTTCAGTATCCAGTACAAAGATCCTGAATTTAATAACGAACTATTCAACCTATCAGATATTGGAGATCTCCCTGAAAAACCAACAATCCAAGTCATCCCAGTAATTGAGCTGGTTCCTGTTCCTGTTTCAGCACCTGCAGAAAGCTTAGATGACAGCCACAGTACAGCAGATACCGAAATCCTCTCACAATCATCTCAAGAGAGACAAACGCAGTGGCCAGAGCAGTTTGATGTCCCAAATTTCTCTGTTGACGTTGAATATAGACTCAGGCAAGCAAATCTGCTGTATCTTAGGGATGGAACACTCCTCAAAGTAACCAAAGATCTTAAACACGAGATCCTTGAGAGATTGGCAGAGACTATGTATGGCTTCACAGCTTATCCAAACAATGCTCAGTTTGAAAAAGCTGCAGCAGCACTGATAAACAAGCATCCATGTCTCCAGGAGAAAGGCTCAACCAGTTGCTGCAGTGGTTGGAAGAacagtttaaaatataaaatggctAATTATAGGTCAAAGCGCAGACAATCAGGATGCCGTGACGTTGCAGTAAATGCTGGTAAGCGTGGAGGCCATTCAAGTCCAGGAGAACCAGCTAACAAAAACATTAAGAAGGCAAAAAAAGGCGAGCTCAACTTCTTACCCAACTTTCCAGATGGATTTGACCAGACAGGCCTTGAGGATGCCCGTAAGATCTTGGTCGATGAAATGCAGAAACGAACACCAAATGGACAACTTGTGAAAGTCAAGATGGACCTTACATTTGCACTAAGAAGAAGAGAGGTGGTGGAGACAAAGCCTGCCATATGCCAGATGGTGGAACGCTGGCCTGCTCTTTTTACGGAGGATCAG GTGTTCTTGGAGTTCAACAGGATTGTAGGAAAGAACCTCAAGCAGGAATTTTATGAAAGCATTGATCAGCACAGTCGTCATCTAATTGAGATTTTTCGCTCTAAGAGAGGGAATGTCGGACAGCTGTTGACACAGCTTTTACAACAAACCAAG ACTCAAGAGCCAACTGATATTAGAGCAACGGTGCTTAGAGGTCTGCCAATTGTCCTTGGTGACAACCCCACTGACTTCTTTAAACCATGCTTT GACTCTGCTGATGATCATGTGTTCCAAGACCTTGACCTTGGAATCCTCCTTGTTGAGCGTGAAGGTGCTGTCTCCCCATCCTCTCTGCATCTCAATCCAGCCTCATTTAAAATTGTCATCGAGGGAGAAGTTGTGATGGAAAGCATTAAAGACTTGCCAAAGGCTATATGCCTTCTCTTTGGACTTACGTATGCACTTCATCTAAACTACCCCAAACCAATGAAGAACACATTCCAGTTCATCCAACAGGTACTTCTAATGGTGGGCCACACTGACTTGAAGCCCAGGTTACAGACATTAAAGAACCAGCTTGCAATTTAA
- the LOC114802036 gene encoding uncharacterized protein LOC114802036 isoform X1, giving the protein MIQKMLNRADILDKALTLHKPVPNVYSTYRDGSNCKENNLLKGEEFSIAVGLYTDDFEVSNPLGTSKKKHKLTAMYWVLANLPSKYRSTLHSIQLALLCKASDVKEFGYDKILSPLIKDLVYLEQNGIYVEKLGACVKGTVLYVAADNLAAHSLAGFFESFAVDKFCRFCLAKRSDIQATEVSSGRFEPRTKENYNQHVLEMADQKMTIRVILSEADIRKVTLNRRPATVEELMSNIKESLELHYTFSIQYKDPEFNNELFNLSDIGDLPEKPTIQVIPVIELVPVPVSAPAESLDDSHSTADTEILSQSSQERQTQWPEQFDVPNFSVDVEYRLRQANLLYLRDGTLLKVTKDLKHEILERLAETMYGFTAYPNNAQFEKAAAALINKHPCLQEKGSTSCCSGWKNSLKYKMANYRSKRRQSGCRDVAVNAGKRGGHSSPGEPANKNIKKAKKGELNFLPNFPDGFDQTGLEDARKILVDEMQKRTPNGQLVKVKMDLTFALRRREVVETKPAICQMVERWPALFTEDQVFLEFNRIVGKNLKQEFYESIDQHSRHLIEIFRSKRGNVGQLLTQLLQQTKTQEPTDIRATVLRGLPIVLGDNPTDFFKPCFDSADDHVFQDLDLGILLVEREGAVSPSSLHLNPASFKIVIEGEVVMESIKDLPKAICLLFGLTYALHLNYPKPMKNTFQFIQQVLLMVGHTDLKPRLQTLKNQLAI; this is encoded by the exons atgatccAGAAAATGCTGAACAGGGCAGACATTTTAGACAAGGCTCTTACACTACATAAGCCTGTGCCAAATGTGTACAGTACATACAGAGATGGTTCAAACTGTAAAGAAAATAACCTGCTTAAAGGGGAGGAGTTCAGCATTGCTGTTGGACTCTACACAGATGATTTTGAAGTGTCAAACCCTTTAGGAACTtccaaaaagaaacacaaattgACTGCAATGTATTGGGTACTAGCTAATCTGCCATCAAAATATAGGTCTACACTGCATTCCATTCAACTTGCTCTCTTATGTAAAGCCTCTGATGTAAAAGAATTTGGCTATGATAAAATTCTCTCTCCACTCATTAAAGACCTGGTTTATTTGGAGCAAAATGGCATATATGTTGAGAAGCTGGGAGCTTGTGTCAAAGGCACAGTCTTATATGTGGCTGCTGATAACTTGGCTGCTCATTCTTTGGCAGGATTTTTCGAGAGCTTTGCTGTAGACAAGTTCTGCAGGTTCTGCTTGGCAAAGAGGAGTGACATCCAAGCCACAGAAGTCTCATCAGGCCGCTTTGAACccagaacaaaagaaaattacaaCCAGCACGTGCTGGAG atGGCAGATCAGAAGATGACAATAAGGGTCATTCTCTCTGAGGCAGATATAAGAAAGGTCACCCTAAACAGGAGGCCTGCTACTGTGGAGGAATTAATGAGCAATATTAAGGAATCACTGGAACTTCATTACACCTTCAGTATCCAGTACAAAGATCCTGAATTTAATAACGAACTATTCAACCTATCAGATATTGGAGATCTCCCTGAAAAACCAACAATCCAAGTCATCCCAGTAATTGAGCTGGTTCCTGTTCCTGTTTCAGCACCTGCAGAAAGCTTAGATGACAGCCACAGTACAGCAGATACCGAAATCCTCTCACAATCATCTCAAGAGAGACAAACGCAGTGGCCAGAGCAGTTTGATGTCCCAAATTTCTCTGTTGACGTTGAATATAGACTCAGGCAAGCAAATCTGCTGTATCTTAGGGATGGAACACTCCTCAAAGTAACCAAAGATCTTAAACACGAGATCCTTGAGAGATTGGCAGAGACTATGTATGGCTTCACAGCTTATCCAAACAATGCTCAGTTTGAAAAAGCTGCAGCAGCACTGATAAACAAGCATCCATGTCTCCAGGAGAAAGGCTCAACCAGTTGCTGCAGTGGTTGGAAGAacagtttaaaatataaaatggctAATTATAGGTCAAAGCGCAGACAATCAGGATGCCGTGACGTTGCAGTAAATGCTGGTAAGCGTGGAGGCCATTCAAGTCCAGGAGAACCAGCTAACAAAAACATTAAGAAGGCAAAAAAAGGCGAGCTCAACTTCTTACCCAACTTTCCAGATGGATTTGACCAGACAGGCCTTGAGGATGCCCGTAAGATCTTGGTCGATGAAATGCAGAAACGAACACCAAATGGACAACTTGTGAAAGTCAAGATGGACCTTACATTTGCACTAAGAAGAAGAGAGGTGGTGGAGACAAAGCCTGCCATATGCCAGATGGTGGAACGCTGGCCTGCTCTTTTTACGGAGGATCAG GTGTTCTTGGAGTTCAACAGGATTGTAGGAAAGAACCTCAAGCAGGAATTTTATGAAAGCATTGATCAGCACAGTCGTCATCTAATTGAGATTTTTCGCTCTAAGAGAGGGAATGTCGGACAGCTGTTGACACAGCTTTTACAACAAACCAAG ACTCAAGAGCCAACTGATATTAGAGCAACGGTGCTTAGAGGTCTGCCAATTGTCCTTGGTGACAACCCCACTGACTTCTTTAAACCATGCTTT GACTCTGCTGATGATCATGTGTTCCAAGACCTTGACCTTGGAATCCTCCTTGTTGAGCGTGAAGGTGCTGTCTCCCCATCCTCTCTGCATCTCAATCCAGCCTCATTTAAAATTGTCATCGAGGGAGAAGTTGTGATGGAAAGCATTAAAGACTTGCCAAAGGCTATATGCCTTCTCTTTGGACTTACGTATGCACTTCATCTAAACTACCCCAAACCAATGAAGAACACATTCCAGTTCATCCAACAGGTACTTCTAATGGTGGGCCACACTGACTTGAAGCCCAGGTTACAGACATTAAAGAACCAGCTTGCAATTTAA
- the LOC114802037 gene encoding probable uridine nucleosidase 1, producing MAQKLLLIDTDCGIDDAQAIMMALAEPTVKVVGITCCFGNTTVDYVCQNVVKVLSVCERSEIQVFRGACCPLVGGKNDFTDHFGTDGLGDVLEDRDSEVWKDKIQKEHAALAMIRLASENQGKISLVAVGPLTNLAMAVRLDPTFPLNLKDLYIMGGNMEGKGNMTPCAEFNFVMDPESAYVVLEEYLCPTHIATWEFTCRNTLPWDFFEDMVNQDTAAAKFMKLITSKCWAFSKTFGENNRDVHFGQGFVPYDSFAVAACIDQRTVTDSIQCPVRVELQGSLGRGMLALDPTNMLNKSHSASVMKSCDQTKFCKLLMASLNQP from the exons ATGGCACAAAAGCTGTTGCTTATTGATACTGATTGTGGCATTGACGATGCCCAAGCAATCATGATGGCCCTGGCAGAACCCACTGTGAAGGTTGTGGGGATAACCTGTTGCTTTGGGAACACCACTGTGGACTATGTTTGCCAGAACGTGGTTAaagttctgtctgtctgtgaacGTTCGGAG ATTCAAGTGTTTCGAGGGGCCTGCTGTCCCCTGGTAGGTGGTAAAAATGACTTTACCGACCACTTTGGAACAGATGGCCTGGGAGATGTTCTGGAGGACAGAGACTCGGAGGTGTGGAAGGATAAAATCCAGAAAGAGCATGCTGCTCTCGCCATGATCAGACTAGCATCTGAAAACCAGGGAAAG ATTTCTCTGGTGGCGGTTGGTCCATTAACAAATCTGGCCATGGCAGTCAGGCTGGACCCCACTTTTCCTCTTAATTTGAAGGATCTTTACATTATGGGAGGAAATATGGAAG GAAAAGGGAACATGACTCCATGTGCAGAATTTAACTTTGTAATGGATCCAGAATCGGCATATGTAGTCCTGGAGGAATACCTCTGTCCCACACATATAGCAACATGGGAATTTACCTGCAGAAATACACTGCCTTGG GACTTTTTTGAAGACATGGTGAACCAAGACACAGCCGCAGCTAAATTCATGAAGCTCATCACTTCAAAGTGCTGGGCCTTCTCTAAGACGTTTGGTGAGAATAACAGGGATGTGCACTTTGGACAAGGCTTTGTGCCCTATGATTCATTTGCAGTGGCTGCATGCATTGACCAAAGGACAGTGACCGACAGCATCCAGTGCCCTGTGCGCGTGGAGCTGCAGGGGAGCTTGGGACGTGGCATGCTGGCGCTGGACCCCACCAACATGCTGAATAAAAGCCACAGTGCGTCAGTCATGAAGTCATGCGACCAAACAAAGTTCTGCAAGCTACTCATGGCATCCCTAAATCAGCCTTAA